In one Saccharibacillus brassicae genomic region, the following are encoded:
- a CDS encoding RNA polymerase sigma factor has translation MNEQSEDLQLIRQIAGKDAEALEQLYDAYERPLYALAYRLLNDAMAAEEAVQELFLRIWNNAERYDSSYGKLSTWMFALTRNISIDMLRRRNARAASVPVEDEYLNAIVDTASDTELAVEQTLQGESVRAALGELGSEQQQVIELIYYKGLTQQEVSDRCSIPLGTVKSRVRLALKQLHKRLSETERGESRV, from the coding sequence ATGAATGAACAATCGGAAGACCTGCAGCTGATCCGGCAAATCGCCGGAAAAGATGCGGAAGCGCTCGAACAATTGTACGATGCCTACGAAAGGCCCCTGTATGCTCTTGCGTATCGCCTGTTGAACGATGCGATGGCGGCGGAAGAAGCGGTACAGGAATTGTTCCTTCGAATTTGGAACAATGCGGAGCGCTACGACTCTTCTTACGGAAAGCTCTCGACGTGGATGTTCGCGCTCACGCGCAACATTTCGATCGATATGCTCCGGAGGCGTAACGCGCGTGCGGCATCGGTTCCCGTGGAAGACGAGTATTTGAACGCAATCGTGGATACGGCCTCCGATACGGAGCTTGCCGTGGAACAAACGCTGCAGGGCGAGTCGGTCAGGGCCGCCCTCGGCGAGCTCGGCAGCGAACAGCAGCAGGTAATCGAATTGATTTATTACAAGGGATTGACGCAGCAGGAAGTCTCCGATCGCTGCTCCATCCCGCTCGGGACGGTCAAAAGCCGGGTCAGATTGGCACTCAAGCAGCTGCATAAGCGGCTGTCGGAAACGGAAAGGGGGGAATCGCGAGTATGA
- a CDS encoding cell wall hydrolase, translating to MELLKNNRWVVLLVGVILIFICAATVWASNGVRPSYAEAASAGMGACELTDVVFDDVLHPEFIARTAAWTQTEGEKSASLANKLSSETSSDAKAKQERADKQAAKKKAEQKLANQKLAAKKLAEQKSAEKKAAQIAAAQTVSGQKSETAALSSNKTRSAASSNDSESTKSDKQTAVSTTVSAHKSAAAAQADLKSDSSVQSAKAVPAAAEAAAASQTPPTQLLFSKTALLHPDQASEATWTYAVSDEELLLLQRIVMAEAEGEPYAGKVAVANVVLNRLRSANYPDTIRDVIYQRYQFSPVLNGRFDRVVPSEDSVKAAAEALNGRKEVPDDTYFFVSLELATDMTVPNTRTPVKKIGHHTFFK from the coding sequence ATGGAACTACTTAAAAACAATCGTTGGGTCGTGCTGCTGGTCGGCGTGATCTTGATTTTCATTTGTGCGGCCACGGTATGGGCATCGAACGGAGTGCGCCCATCCTACGCCGAAGCGGCAAGCGCCGGCATGGGGGCCTGCGAACTGACCGATGTCGTCTTCGACGACGTTCTTCATCCCGAATTTATAGCAAGGACCGCTGCTTGGACGCAAACAGAAGGCGAAAAGTCCGCTTCTTTGGCGAACAAGCTGTCCAGCGAGACGTCGTCCGACGCAAAGGCCAAGCAAGAGCGGGCCGACAAACAAGCCGCCAAGAAAAAGGCCGAGCAGAAGCTCGCCAACCAAAAACTTGCGGCCAAAAAACTCGCCGAACAAAAATCGGCCGAGAAAAAAGCGGCACAGATCGCCGCTGCGCAGACCGTTTCCGGCCAAAAGTCCGAAACGGCAGCCCTTTCTTCGAACAAGACCCGCAGCGCGGCTTCTTCGAACGACTCCGAATCAACCAAGAGCGACAAGCAGACGGCTGTGTCCACGACCGTTTCCGCTCACAAGTCCGCAGCAGCGGCCCAAGCCGACCTCAAGTCCGATTCGTCGGTTCAATCCGCCAAAGCAGTCCCGGCAGCAGCCGAGGCCGCGGCAGCATCCCAAACTCCCCCAACCCAACTGCTCTTCAGCAAAACGGCTCTGCTTCATCCGGATCAAGCCTCCGAGGCGACCTGGACTTACGCCGTTTCCGACGAAGAACTTCTCCTGCTTCAGCGCATCGTGATGGCCGAAGCCGAAGGCGAACCGTACGCAGGCAAAGTGGCTGTCGCCAACGTTGTCCTGAATCGTCTCCGTTCCGCCAACTATCCCGATACCATTCGAGACGTCATCTATCAGAGATACCAATTTTCGCCCGTGCTCAACGGACGTTTTGACCGCGTCGTACCTTCCGAGGATTCCGTGAAAGCCGCCGCCGAAGCTTTGAACGGCCGCAAGGAAGTTCCGGACGATACGTACTTTTTCGTGTCCCTGGAACTTGCGACTGACATGACGGTTCCGAACACGCGCACCCCGGTCAAGAAGATCGGACACCATACGTTTTTCAAATAA
- a CDS encoding ABC transporter permease has translation MSNFFKLVHNENIKIHARTRTWIMLGVIGLVGLLMPVLFRYVSENIGLWSSMNALLQFWFLPTVFTIAVAADTVAGEFSRGTIKLLLIRPWSRVKILLSKYVAVLLFMLTLYALLFGLGLGMSALLFGTSTGTTDVLGELMGSISDYFWWALLYRIVDCLIYVTMAFMFSAVFRSNSLSVALTIILLFMGGLITLLIDPAKYEIGRYLLFANLNLSQYISAETGAYGVSSLGFSLAVLAVYYVVFLALTFWIFRKRDVAA, from the coding sequence TTGTCTAACTTTTTCAAGCTGGTACATAACGAAAATATTAAAATCCACGCGAGGACGCGGACCTGGATCATGCTCGGCGTCATCGGGCTGGTCGGCCTGCTGATGCCGGTGCTGTTTCGGTACGTCAGCGAAAATATCGGATTGTGGAGTTCGATGAACGCGCTGCTGCAGTTCTGGTTCCTGCCGACGGTGTTCACGATCGCCGTGGCCGCGGATACGGTCGCCGGCGAATTTTCGCGCGGCACGATCAAGCTGCTGCTGATTCGCCCGTGGAGCCGCGTCAAGATTCTGCTGTCCAAATACGTCGCGGTGCTGCTGTTCATGCTTACCTTGTACGCGCTGCTGTTCGGGCTCGGACTCGGGATGTCGGCGCTGCTGTTCGGCACTTCGACCGGCACGACGGACGTGCTGGGCGAACTGATGGGCAGTATATCCGACTACTTCTGGTGGGCGCTGCTGTACCGGATCGTCGACTGCCTGATCTATGTCACGATGGCATTCATGTTCTCGGCCGTGTTCCGCAGCAATTCGCTGTCGGTGGCGCTGACGATCATCCTGCTGTTCATGGGCGGGCTGATCACGCTGCTGATCGATCCGGCCAAATACGAGATCGGCCGCTATCTGCTGTTCGCGAACCTCAATCTGAGTCAGTACATCAGTGCGGAGACCGGCGCTTACGGCGTGTCGTCGCTCGGATTTTCGCTGGCGGTGCTGGCCGTCTATTACGTCGTCTTCCTGGCGTTGACCTTCTGGATTTTCCGCAAAAGGGACGTCGCGGCGTAA
- a CDS encoding TetR/AcrR family transcriptional regulator — MAVVDRREQVLHAAAQSFSLFGYKATTMDQVAKIANVGKGTIYTFFENKEELFDEILLDAIRELRRRAEAEIHAERPFYENVYQALDAILEFREEHELFIKLSQELRDIGTPQARAALFKVESVVLEFLERIIRESMDKGAIRSGSVEVIAFGMLKLFIALTGEWEMHHEPMTKEELKRHMFTFLTEGFTAAP, encoded by the coding sequence ATGGCTGTCGTCGACCGCCGCGAACAGGTGCTGCATGCGGCTGCCCAGTCGTTCTCGCTGTTCGGGTACAAAGCGACCACGATGGATCAGGTGGCCAAGATCGCCAACGTGGGCAAGGGAACCATCTACACGTTTTTCGAAAACAAGGAAGAGCTGTTCGACGAAATTTTGCTGGACGCGATCCGCGAGCTGCGGCGCAGAGCCGAAGCGGAGATCCATGCGGAACGCCCGTTTTACGAAAATGTCTATCAGGCGCTGGACGCGATTCTGGAGTTCCGCGAAGAACACGAGCTGTTTATCAAGCTGTCGCAGGAACTGCGGGATATCGGAACGCCGCAGGCCAGAGCCGCGCTGTTCAAAGTGGAAAGCGTCGTGCTGGAGTTCCTGGAACGCATCATCCGCGAATCGATGGACAAAGGCGCGATTCGAAGCGGCAGCGTCGAGGTGATCGCTTTCGGCATGCTCAAGCTGTTTATCGCGCTGACCGGCGAATGGGAGATGCACCACGAGCCGATGACCAAGGAAGAGTTGAAGCGGCATATGTTCACGTTCCTGACCGAAGGATTTACCGCCGCGCCTTGA
- the gltB gene encoding glutamate synthase large subunit, whose translation MTGLPPKQGLYDPQFEKDACGMGFIANIKGAPAHDIVSRALTMLENMEHRGGQGAEPNSGDGAGIMLQIPHEFFASQELGFTLPASGDYGVGMLFLSTDDKIRARHEYLLGEIIQAEGQKLLGFRTVPTDDSTLGFSAKAAKPCVRQVFIGRGEVNGTGDLAFERKLYVIRRLAEMSIRYAEGEEGAESFYIPSLSSRKIVYKGMLTTAQVGLFYPDLRDEKLSSAIALIHSRFSTNTFPSWDRAHPYRFMIHNGEINTMRGNVNWMHARQALFESEVFGPDLDKVKPVINPDGSDTAMFDNTFEFLYLSGRSLPHVAMMMVPEPWSKHETMDDTKKAFYEYHSCLMEPWDGPAAMAFTDGVQIGAILDRNGLRPARYYVTKDDTIILSSEAGVLDIAPEDILYKDRLRPGRMLLIDTKEGRIISDEEVKQQISSELPYRDWLDEHMINLDELPEAQEPPAPKHENVTQLQLSFGYTFEELRKVFEPIASTGIEATGSMGYDAPLAVLSDKPQRLYNYFKQMFAQVTNPPIDAIREEIVTSASTAIGAERNLLLPEPESCRMISLDTPVLSNEDFAKIRHVHRHRPGFRAMTIPIFFEAASGADGLRGALDAMCKAADRVIKKGHNILILSDKGVNRDNAAIPALLAVSTMHHHLIRQGTRTKVTLLLESGEPRDVHHFALLLGYGISAVNPYLAFETLDDMIAQGLLRGVSHDKAVKNYIKGMTKGVVKILSKMGISTIQSYRGAQIFEAVGLKPEFVDRYFTWTPTRIGGIGLEEVAFDALLQHNRAFSDKDGIDKVLDSGGDYQWRSDGEEHLFNPQTIHLLQHAVRTGDYETYKKYARLVEGESKKHLTLRALLNLKPVGQPIPLDEVEPAAAIMRRFKTGAMSFGSISKEAHESLAIGMNRVGGKSNTGEGGEDPARFIPDANGDSRRSAIKQVASGRFGVTSNYLVNADEIQIKMAQGAKPGEGGQLPGRKVYPWVAEVRGSTPGVGLISPPPHHDIYSIEDLAELIYDLKNANPRADINVKLVSEVGVGTIAAGVAKGRADIILVSGYDGGTGASPQGSIRHAGMPWELGLAETHQTLILNNLRDRVVLETDGKMLSGRDLAVAALLGAEEYGFSTAPLVAVGCIMMRVCQLDTCPVGVATQNPELRKNFMGDPEHVVNFMKFVAEDLREIMAELGFRTIQEMVGRTDCLDAVDASHHWKKKGLDLTPLLHVPTLPEGSTPFRSQTQNHGLEHTLDMRELLTAAAPALERGEKVEAHFKITNVDRAAGTILGSEVTRKYGAAGLPEDTIKLHFTGSAGQSFGAFVPKGITLEVSGDSNDYVGKGLSGGKLIVKPDPKATFKSEENIIIGNTALYGATGGEAYISGIAGERFAVRNSGAKIVVEGTGDHGCEYMTGGRVVVLGTTGRNFAAGMSGGVAYIYDGAGDFVDRCNLEMVLLETLEDPAEKEEVRELIQRHADLTGSGVAKLILDGWEQTSSRFVRVIPKDYKRMLEQIEKAESTGLTGDAALLAAFEANMRELARAGG comes from the coding sequence ATGACTGGATTACCTCCGAAACAGGGTCTTTACGATCCCCAATTCGAAAAAGATGCCTGCGGCATGGGCTTTATCGCCAATATTAAGGGAGCGCCCGCGCACGATATCGTCAGCCGCGCGCTGACTATGCTCGAGAACATGGAACACCGCGGCGGCCAGGGCGCCGAGCCGAACTCCGGCGACGGAGCCGGCATCATGCTGCAAATCCCGCACGAATTTTTCGCTTCCCAGGAGCTTGGCTTCACGCTGCCTGCGTCCGGCGACTACGGGGTCGGCATGCTGTTCCTGTCGACCGACGACAAGATTCGGGCCCGCCACGAATACCTGCTCGGCGAAATCATCCAGGCCGAAGGGCAGAAGCTGCTCGGCTTCCGCACCGTTCCGACCGACGACAGCACCCTCGGATTTTCCGCCAAAGCCGCCAAGCCTTGCGTGCGCCAGGTGTTTATCGGGCGCGGCGAAGTAAACGGCACGGGCGATTTGGCTTTTGAGCGCAAACTGTACGTGATTCGCCGCCTCGCCGAGATGTCGATCCGCTACGCGGAAGGCGAAGAAGGCGCGGAATCGTTCTACATCCCGAGCTTGTCGAGCCGCAAGATTGTCTACAAAGGCATGCTTACGACGGCACAGGTCGGCTTGTTCTATCCGGACCTGCGCGACGAGAAGCTGAGTTCGGCGATCGCGCTGATCCACTCGCGCTTTAGCACGAACACGTTCCCGAGCTGGGACCGTGCCCACCCTTACCGGTTCATGATCCACAACGGCGAGATCAACACGATGCGGGGCAACGTCAACTGGATGCATGCCCGCCAGGCGCTGTTCGAGAGCGAAGTGTTCGGTCCCGACCTCGACAAGGTCAAGCCGGTCATTAACCCGGACGGTTCCGATACGGCCATGTTCGACAACACGTTCGAATTCCTCTACCTGAGCGGACGTTCGCTGCCGCACGTGGCGATGATGATGGTACCGGAACCGTGGAGCAAGCACGAGACGATGGACGATACCAAGAAAGCGTTCTACGAATACCACAGCTGCCTGATGGAGCCGTGGGACGGACCGGCCGCGATGGCGTTCACCGACGGCGTGCAGATCGGCGCCATCCTCGACCGCAACGGACTGCGTCCGGCGCGCTACTACGTGACGAAGGACGACACGATCATTCTGTCTTCCGAAGCGGGCGTGCTCGATATCGCGCCGGAAGATATTTTGTACAAAGACCGCCTGCGTCCGGGCCGGATGCTGCTGATCGACACGAAGGAAGGCCGCATCATTTCCGACGAGGAAGTGAAGCAGCAGATTTCGTCCGAGCTTCCTTACCGCGACTGGCTGGACGAGCATATGATCAACCTCGACGAACTGCCGGAAGCCCAGGAACCGCCGGCTCCCAAGCACGAGAACGTGACGCAGCTGCAGCTGTCGTTCGGCTACACCTTCGAAGAACTGCGCAAAGTGTTCGAACCGATCGCTTCGACGGGCATCGAAGCGACGGGCTCGATGGGCTACGACGCGCCGTTGGCCGTCCTGTCCGACAAGCCGCAGCGCCTCTACAACTATTTCAAGCAGATGTTCGCGCAGGTGACCAACCCGCCGATCGACGCAATCCGCGAAGAAATCGTCACGTCGGCTTCGACGGCGATCGGAGCCGAGCGCAATCTGCTGCTGCCCGAACCGGAGAGCTGCCGGATGATCTCGCTCGATACGCCGGTGCTGTCGAACGAAGACTTCGCGAAGATCCGCCACGTGCATCGCCACCGCCCGGGCTTCCGCGCGATGACGATTCCGATCTTCTTCGAAGCGGCAAGCGGCGCCGACGGCCTGCGCGGCGCGCTGGACGCCATGTGCAAAGCGGCCGACCGCGTGATCAAGAAAGGCCATAACATCCTCATCCTGTCCGACAAAGGCGTGAACCGGGACAATGCGGCCATTCCGGCGCTGCTGGCCGTCTCGACGATGCATCACCATCTGATTCGCCAGGGCACGCGCACCAAAGTGACGCTGCTGCTCGAATCCGGCGAGCCGCGCGACGTGCACCATTTCGCGCTCCTGCTCGGCTACGGCATCAGCGCCGTGAACCCGTACCTCGCGTTCGAGACGTTGGACGACATGATCGCTCAGGGTCTGCTGCGCGGCGTCTCGCACGACAAAGCGGTCAAGAACTATATCAAGGGCATGACGAAGGGCGTCGTGAAGATTTTGTCCAAAATGGGCATCTCCACGATCCAGTCGTACCGCGGCGCGCAAATTTTCGAAGCGGTCGGCTTGAAGCCGGAATTCGTGGATCGCTACTTCACCTGGACGCCGACCCGCATCGGCGGCATCGGGCTCGAAGAAGTCGCTTTCGACGCGCTGCTTCAGCATAACCGGGCGTTCTCCGACAAAGACGGCATCGACAAGGTGCTGGATTCCGGCGGCGATTACCAATGGCGCAGCGACGGCGAGGAGCATCTGTTCAATCCGCAGACGATTCACCTGCTCCAGCACGCCGTGCGCACGGGCGATTACGAGACGTACAAAAAATACGCGCGCCTCGTCGAAGGCGAGTCCAAGAAGCATCTGACGCTGCGCGCGCTGCTCAACCTCAAGCCGGTAGGCCAACCGATTCCGCTCGACGAAGTCGAACCGGCGGCCGCCATCATGAGACGCTTCAAGACCGGCGCGATGTCGTTCGGTTCGATCAGCAAGGAAGCGCATGAATCGCTTGCGATCGGCATGAACCGCGTAGGCGGCAAAAGCAATACGGGCGAAGGCGGCGAAGATCCGGCGCGCTTCATTCCGGACGCGAACGGCGATTCCCGCCGCAGCGCGATCAAGCAGGTTGCGTCGGGACGCTTCGGCGTCACGTCGAACTACCTCGTCAACGCCGACGAGATCCAGATCAAGATGGCGCAGGGCGCCAAACCGGGCGAAGGCGGACAGCTGCCGGGCCGCAAGGTGTATCCGTGGGTCGCGGAAGTCCGGGGCTCCACGCCGGGCGTCGGCCTGATCTCGCCTCCGCCGCACCATGACATCTATTCGATCGAAGATTTGGCGGAATTGATCTACGATTTGAAAAATGCCAATCCGCGCGCCGACATCAACGTCAAGCTGGTGTCGGAAGTGGGCGTCGGCACGATCGCGGCCGGCGTCGCCAAAGGCCGCGCCGACATCATTCTCGTCAGCGGCTACGACGGCGGAACCGGCGCGTCGCCGCAAGGTTCGATCCGCCACGCGGGCATGCCGTGGGAACTCGGTCTGGCCGAGACGCACCAGACGCTGATCCTGAACAATCTGCGCGACCGCGTCGTCCTGGAGACGGACGGCAAAATGCTGTCGGGCCGCGACCTGGCCGTCGCCGCGCTGCTCGGAGCCGAAGAATACGGCTTCTCGACCGCGCCTCTCGTCGCCGTCGGCTGCATCATGATGCGGGTCTGCCAGCTGGACACCTGTCCGGTCGGCGTCGCGACCCAGAACCCGGAACTGCGCAAAAACTTCATGGGCGATCCGGAACACGTCGTGAACTTCATGAAGTTCGTGGCGGAAGATCTGCGCGAGATCATGGCCGAACTCGGCTTCCGCACGATTCAGGAGATGGTCGGACGCACCGACTGCCTCGACGCGGTCGACGCTTCGCACCACTGGAAGAAGAAAGGGCTCGACCTCACGCCGCTGCTGCACGTGCCGACTCTTCCGGAAGGCAGCACGCCGTTCCGTTCGCAGACCCAGAACCACGGTCTGGAGCATACGCTCGACATGCGCGAACTGCTGACGGCCGCCGCTCCGGCGCTGGAACGCGGAGAGAAAGTCGAAGCGCACTTCAAGATCACGAACGTCGATCGCGCGGCCGGCACTATTCTCGGCAGCGAAGTGACCCGCAAGTACGGCGCGGCCGGGCTGCCGGAAGACACGATCAAGCTGCACTTCACCGGCTCGGCCGGCCAGAGCTTCGGCGCGTTCGTGCCGAAAGGCATCACGCTCGAAGTGTCGGGCGATTCCAACGACTACGTCGGCAAAGGGCTGTCGGGCGGCAAACTGATCGTCAAGCCCGATCCGAAAGCGACGTTCAAGTCGGAAGAGAATATCATTATCGGTAACACGGCGCTGTATGGCGCGACCGGCGGCGAAGCTTATATTAGCGGCATCGCCGGCGAACGCTTCGCGGTCCGCAACTCGGGCGCGAAGATCGTCGTCGAAGGCACGGGCGACCACGGCTGCGAATACATGACCGGCGGACGCGTCGTCGTGCTCGGCACGACGGGCCGCAACTTCGCGGCCGGCATGTCGGGCGGCGTCGCGTACATCTACGACGGCGCGGGCGACTTCGTCGACCGCTGCAACCTGGAGATGGTGCTGCTGGAGACGCTCGAAGATCCGGCGGAGAAGGAAGAAGTGCGCGAACTGATTCAGCGTCACGCCGACCTGACCGGAAGCGGCGTAGCCAAGCTCATTCTCGACGGCTGGGAACAGACATCGAGCCGCTTCGTCCGCGTCATTCCGAAAGACTACAAGCGCATGCTGGAACAGATCGAAAAAGCCGAATCGACCGGCTTGACCGGCGATGCCGCGCTGTTGGCCGCTTTTGAAGCCAATATGCGCGAACTGGCCCGCGCGGGCGGCTGA
- a CDS encoding metal-dependent hydrolase: protein MKITYLGHSALLVESEGKSVIIDPFLTGNPNSGVKPADIKVDAVLLTHAHNDHFGDTIGIAKANDCPVVAPVELANYCVEQGVTAVGMNIGGSHQFDGFKVKYTLAFHSSSLTLDDRVVYGGEPAGILLTMGGKTLYHAGDTALFGDMKIIGELNRIDIAALPIGDFFTMGPEDARIAAQWIGAPKVLPLHYDTFPAIEQDVEAFCAALKEDGIEGIALGNRDSLEV from the coding sequence ATGAAAATCACGTATCTCGGACACTCCGCCTTGTTGGTGGAAAGCGAAGGCAAATCCGTTATCATCGATCCGTTCCTGACCGGCAACCCGAATTCGGGCGTCAAGCCGGCCGACATCAAAGTCGACGCCGTCCTGCTGACCCATGCGCACAACGACCACTTCGGCGATACGATCGGTATCGCCAAAGCGAACGACTGCCCGGTCGTCGCTCCGGTGGAACTGGCGAATTATTGCGTGGAGCAGGGCGTGACCGCGGTCGGCATGAACATCGGCGGCTCGCATCAGTTCGACGGATTCAAGGTCAAGTATACGCTTGCGTTCCACAGTTCTTCGCTGACACTGGATGACCGCGTCGTGTACGGAGGCGAACCGGCCGGCATCCTGCTGACGATGGGCGGCAAGACGCTGTACCACGCCGGCGATACCGCGCTGTTCGGCGACATGAAGATCATCGGCGAACTGAACCGGATCGATATCGCGGCGCTGCCGATCGGCGATTTCTTCACGATGGGACCGGAAGACGCCCGTATCGCCGCCCAATGGATCGGCGCACCGAAGGTGCTGCCGCTGCATTACGACACGTTCCCGGCGATCGAGCAGGATGTCGAAGCGTTCTGCGCCGCGCTCAAGGAAGACGGTATCGAAGGCATTGCCCTGGGCAACCGGGACAGTCTCGAAGTCTAG
- a CDS encoding anti-sigma factor, whose protein sequence is MNERKESMTDWAEAYALGGLDEAEMAEFEAFLHDDVDERRRTAELKDTVGMLALAVKPAAPPTGMKKRILGNVLGSEAPRGGLSAAGDKAAAERETQRLLEQARQNIEVDETRREAQQLGGIDGNGGAGVLGAATGNERSGSRNAADAQRPEDGQALKPAVRGESRHARREQTAARIRSEADAPAETRIGASRARAGRGLWAGVASVMAAAAVLLGIYSSQLRGEMNDMRSDMTAMQQQTADMEQQLAAGTQPAVGAQVARTVALVGSEDSPNATGMAAMVEDQSGMQLVVQAEDLPALSGSEAYQVWLIKDGQPINAGTFQSGSGSGALTYKMQPDEYDMVAITLEPDAEGQQPRGQMVLTGALNG, encoded by the coding sequence ATGAATGAACGTAAGGAATCCATGACAGACTGGGCCGAAGCCTATGCGCTAGGCGGACTGGACGAAGCGGAAATGGCGGAATTCGAAGCCTTTTTGCACGATGATGTCGACGAACGACGGCGTACGGCCGAACTGAAAGATACGGTCGGTATGCTGGCTCTGGCCGTAAAGCCTGCAGCTCCCCCGACCGGAATGAAGAAAAGAATTCTGGGGAACGTGCTGGGCAGCGAAGCGCCTCGCGGCGGATTGTCCGCCGCAGGCGACAAAGCGGCGGCCGAACGCGAAACGCAGCGCCTGCTTGAACAGGCGCGGCAGAACATTGAAGTCGACGAGACCCGCCGCGAGGCGCAGCAGCTCGGGGGAATCGACGGAAATGGCGGTGCGGGCGTCTTGGGCGCCGCAACCGGAAACGAGCGTTCCGGCAGCCGGAACGCGGCGGACGCGCAGCGTCCGGAAGACGGCCAGGCGCTCAAGCCGGCCGTGCGCGGCGAATCTCGCCATGCGCGGCGGGAACAGACGGCCGCGCGGATCAGGAGCGAAGCCGACGCTCCGGCGGAAACGCGCATCGGCGCGTCCCGTGCCCGCGCGGGACGGGGACTATGGGCCGGAGTGGCTTCGGTCATGGCCGCGGCAGCCGTGCTGCTCGGCATCTACTCTTCCCAGCTGCGCGGGGAAATGAACGATATGCGCTCGGACATGACGGCCATGCAGCAGCAGACGGCCGATATGGAGCAGCAGCTCGCCGCCGGCACGCAGCCGGCCGTAGGCGCGCAGGTGGCCCGCACGGTCGCGCTGGTCGGAAGCGAAGACAGCCCGAACGCAACCGGCATGGCCGCGATGGTCGAAGACCAGAGCGGGATGCAGCTGGTCGTTCAGGCCGAAGACCTGCCCGCGCTCAGCGGCAGCGAAGCGTATCAGGTGTGGCTGATCAAAGACGGACAGCCGATCAATGCCGGCACGTTCCAGTCCGGCAGCGGCAGCGGCGCTTTGACGTACAAGATGCAGCCGGACGAGTACGATATGGTCGCCATTACGCTGGAACCGGATGCCGAAGGGCAGCAGCCCCGCGGACAGATGGTGTTAACCGGAGCGTTGAACGGGTAA
- a CDS encoding ABC transporter ATP-binding protein: METISDKMPVPGASSARTGEPIVRFDNVVKRIGRKTIIEGLTLDVPPGQVFGFLGPNGSGKTTTIRMMTGLMAPSAGDILIDGRSITRNFEQAISQVGAIVENPEMYGYLSGYRNLLQYARMRADVPKERIDEVVRFMGLERRIHEKVSTYSLGMRQRLGVAQAILHRPKLLILDEPTNGLDPQGIRELRDYLRELTRVDGTTVFVSSHLLSEMELMCDTVAIIQAGRLIDVHGLHGEADADATLETMFDVGERIEEALSLLGGGEIRDRQLVVRTNRQGIAEINLRFVQAGIPVYGIRALTRTLEDQFLEMTGGGPIV; the protein is encoded by the coding sequence ATGGAAACCATCAGTGACAAGATGCCTGTTCCGGGCGCTTCGAGCGCAAGGACCGGCGAGCCGATCGTCCGTTTCGACAACGTGGTCAAACGAATCGGCCGCAAGACGATCATCGAAGGATTGACGCTCGACGTGCCGCCGGGACAAGTATTCGGCTTTCTCGGACCGAACGGTTCGGGCAAGACGACGACGATCCGCATGATGACCGGATTGATGGCGCCGAGCGCGGGAGACATTCTGATCGACGGCCGCAGTATCACGCGGAATTTCGAACAGGCCATCTCGCAGGTCGGCGCGATCGTGGAGAATCCCGAGATGTACGGTTATCTCAGCGGGTATCGCAACTTGCTCCAATATGCGCGCATGCGCGCCGACGTGCCCAAGGAGCGGATCGACGAAGTCGTGCGCTTTATGGGGCTGGAGCGCCGTATTCACGAGAAAGTCTCGACCTACTCGCTCGGCATGCGCCAGCGGCTCGGCGTCGCGCAGGCCATTCTGCATCGCCCCAAGCTGCTGATCCTCGACGAGCCGACGAACGGACTCGATCCGCAGGGCATCCGCGAGCTGCGCGATTATTTGCGCGAGCTGACGCGCGTCGACGGCACGACCGTATTCGTATCGAGCCATCTGCTCAGCGAAATGGAGCTGATGTGCGATACGGTGGCGATCATTCAGGCCGGACGGCTGATCGACGTGCACGGGCTGCACGGCGAGGCGGACGCCGACGCGACGCTCGAAACGATGTTCGATGTCGGCGAACGGATCGAAGAAGCGCTGTCGCTGCTCGGCGGCGGCGAGATCCGCGACAGGCAGCTGGTCGTGCGCACGAACCGGCAGGGCATCGCGGAGATCAATCTTCGCTTCGTACAGGCGGGCATACCGGTCTACGGCATTCGCGCGCTGACCCGTACGCTGGAAGATCAATTCCTGGAGATGACGGGAGGCGGACCGATTGTCTAA